In Hamadaea flava, a genomic segment contains:
- a CDS encoding rhodanese-like domain-containing protein: protein MSEIDMSEIDLAAFTAAHAAGAVVVDVREPEEYVRGHVPGARLIPLGRLPQQVSELPLAERIYLICAAGNRSKAAVSLLTRAGFDAVSVVGGTSAWQRAGRATVTGSQPGSI from the coding sequence ATGTCCGAGATCGATATGTCCGAGATCGATCTGGCGGCCTTCACCGCCGCCCACGCCGCCGGAGCGGTGGTCGTCGACGTCCGCGAGCCGGAGGAGTACGTGCGCGGCCACGTGCCCGGCGCCCGCCTGATCCCGCTCGGCCGGCTGCCCCAGCAGGTCTCCGAGCTGCCCCTGGCCGAGCGGATCTACCTGATCTGCGCGGCTGGCAATCGCAGCAAGGCGGCCGTGAGCCTGCTCACCCGAGCCGGCTTCGACGCGGTCTCGGTCGTCGGCGGCACCAGCGCCTGGCAGCGCGCGGGCCGGGCCACGGTGACCGGCAGCCAGCCGGGCTCGATCTGA
- a CDS encoding rhodanese-like domain-containing protein — MSITKWLTGLFAKPYRTVSAAEAQQLQSGGAILLDVREKHEWRAGHAPKARHIPLGQLSARSSELPAGRTVVTVCQSGMRSAQAARYLAAEGREVANLSGGMHAWSRAGLPVTR; from the coding sequence ATGAGTATCACCAAGTGGCTGACCGGCCTGTTCGCCAAGCCGTACCGGACGGTCAGTGCGGCCGAGGCCCAGCAGTTGCAGAGCGGCGGAGCGATCCTGCTCGACGTACGCGAGAAGCACGAGTGGCGAGCGGGACATGCGCCGAAGGCGCGCCACATCCCGCTCGGCCAGCTCTCCGCGCGGTCGTCCGAGCTGCCCGCGGGCCGAACCGTCGTCACCGTCTGCCAGTCGGGGATGCGCTCGGCCCAGGCCGCCCGATACTTGGCCGCCGAGGGCCGGGAGGTCGCCAACCTGTCCGGCGGGATGCACGCCTGGTCGCGGGCCGGGCTGCCGGTCACCCGCTGA
- a CDS encoding DUF7507 domain-containing protein, with translation MRPNQPESISRPRRVLVGGIAVAIAVLTGGGVGWAAPAEGTLLVDEPFTGAAADARFAGYGSACLTGAPPVTGIGDGPHPLGGCGSAVGPVPPAGGAPFGFLRLTDDLNDQSGAVLFEQALPASEGIEVTFDQYQYGSTTPATPADGISFFLVDGSGGLSAPGAFGGSLGYGKKLPDDDPANPFLPGVDHGYLGVGFDVLGNYFGDWEHRGSGCAQQSPAGTPFRIPGPGQNMVTVRGPGNGTEGYCFLTATTSNFTTTGPWPSTLPGQLQGPLTAFPPGTTAEQAAQLLQPSKRTVTIQLSPGPTPHVTVDIDFNDGAGARRVLDFDAPTPVPDTYKFGFGASTGLFTDIHLIGNVTVRSMQPLAMLDLAKSADTSRVYREGDTVEYTYTVTNVTGVPVPDIKVADDRVTGVVCESTSLAPAGSPGDSTTCTGSYLVTAEDVLAGTITNTATATGDDGRVVSPERAVTVETEPTPSPSPSLSPSSSPGPAVSPAPSGPALANTGTSLSPMLFFGAAAILLGVITLLISRRLYGSRH, from the coding sequence ATGCGACCAAATCAACCGGAATCAATCTCACGTCCTCGTCGCGTCCTGGTCGGCGGCATCGCGGTGGCGATCGCCGTCCTGACCGGTGGCGGAGTCGGCTGGGCGGCTCCGGCTGAGGGAACGCTGCTGGTGGACGAGCCGTTCACCGGCGCGGCCGCCGACGCCCGGTTCGCCGGGTACGGCTCCGCCTGTCTCACCGGAGCGCCGCCGGTCACCGGCATCGGCGACGGGCCGCATCCGCTGGGCGGTTGCGGGTCCGCAGTCGGGCCGGTCCCCCCGGCGGGCGGGGCGCCGTTCGGTTTCCTCCGGCTCACCGACGACCTCAACGACCAGTCCGGCGCAGTCCTCTTCGAGCAGGCCCTGCCCGCCTCCGAAGGCATCGAGGTCACGTTCGATCAGTATCAGTACGGCTCCACGACCCCAGCGACTCCAGCGGACGGGATCTCGTTCTTCCTCGTCGACGGGTCGGGTGGGCTCAGCGCCCCCGGGGCGTTCGGCGGAAGCCTCGGCTACGGCAAGAAGCTGCCGGACGACGACCCGGCCAACCCGTTCCTGCCCGGCGTCGACCACGGCTACCTCGGCGTCGGATTCGACGTCCTCGGCAACTACTTCGGCGACTGGGAACACCGCGGCAGCGGCTGCGCCCAGCAGTCCCCGGCCGGCACCCCGTTCCGCATACCCGGGCCGGGTCAGAACATGGTGACCGTGCGAGGGCCGGGCAACGGCACCGAGGGGTACTGCTTCCTGACCGCGACGACCAGCAACTTCACCACCACCGGCCCCTGGCCGTCGACGCTGCCCGGACAGTTGCAGGGACCGCTGACCGCGTTCCCGCCCGGAACGACCGCCGAGCAGGCCGCCCAGCTGCTCCAGCCGTCCAAGCGAACGGTCACCATCCAGCTCAGCCCGGGTCCCACACCGCACGTCACCGTCGACATCGACTTCAACGACGGCGCGGGCGCGCGGCGGGTGCTGGACTTCGATGCGCCGACCCCCGTTCCGGACACCTACAAGTTCGGCTTCGGCGCGTCCACCGGCCTGTTCACCGACATCCACCTCATCGGCAACGTGACGGTGCGATCCATGCAGCCGCTCGCGATGCTGGATCTCGCCAAGTCGGCGGACACGAGCCGGGTGTACCGCGAAGGCGACACCGTCGAGTACACCTACACCGTCACCAACGTCACCGGCGTACCGGTGCCGGACATCAAGGTGGCCGACGATCGGGTCACCGGCGTCGTCTGCGAGAGCACCTCGCTCGCCCCGGCCGGGTCGCCCGGCGACAGCACGACCTGCACCGGAAGCTACCTGGTGACGGCCGAGGATGTGCTGGCCGGGACCATCACCAACACCGCGACCGCCACCGGCGACGACGGACGGGTCGTGTCACCCGAGCGAGCCGTGACGGTGGAGACCGAACCCACGCCGTCACCGTCGCCGTCGCTCTCACCGTCCAGCTCACCAGGCCCGGCCGTCTCGCCCGCGCCGTCCGGACCGGCCCTGGCGAACACGGGAACCTCGCTGTCGCCGATGCTCTTCTTCGGCGCGGCCGCGATCCTGCTCGGCGTCATCACGCTGCTGATCAGCCGGCGGCTTTACGGCTCCCGCCACTGA
- a CDS encoding MmcQ/YjbR family DNA-binding protein, producing MVDQSRPAQVDDVHELALAMPHVTVENGTGDNPIYQVGGKSFIFFRNPRPDAYDPETGERYADVIVFWVGSDADKQALVQDEESPFFTTPHFNGHPSVLIRAGRLGEISRAELAEVVQDAWLARASARRASDWLARRAGQDD from the coding sequence ATGGTTGACCAAAGCCGCCCCGCCCAGGTGGACGACGTGCACGAGTTGGCGCTGGCGATGCCGCACGTGACCGTCGAGAACGGCACCGGCGACAATCCGATCTACCAGGTGGGCGGGAAGTCGTTCATCTTCTTCCGGAACCCGCGGCCGGACGCGTACGACCCGGAGACCGGGGAGCGCTACGCCGACGTGATCGTCTTCTGGGTCGGCTCCGACGCGGACAAGCAGGCGCTCGTCCAGGACGAGGAGTCGCCGTTCTTCACGACGCCGCATTTCAACGGGCACCCGTCGGTCCTGATCCGGGCCGGCCGACTCGGGGAGATCTCCCGGGCCGAGCTGGCCGAGGTCGTCCAGGACGCCTGGCTGGCCCGAGCCTCGGCCCGCCGGGCGTCGGACTGGCTGGCCCGTCGGGCGGGCCAGGATGACTGA
- a CDS encoding HNH endonuclease signature motif containing protein: MTPWKVSDGCSNVDSVSGVLAQVEADVAELATSPLWTLSDTEITDEIRRVHAVIQQLSGRLLTLIGTADSREIPYNAGATGTANWLSYLLAMRHKDAVGWTKLAKLLPETPVVEEALVAGRVTVEQARVIAKTVDDLPSAVGAVGKAKAAEVLTKLAVNDRLRPETLENHRSQILELVAPEIAEERLRRDLERAERSAYDRRDFTLIPYGEGEYRVRGVLDAEMAAIVRTALDPLSAPRKPAPTATAAAGLAGGQEAADGSHASGGTGVDAADSFTMAGCAGAGCVGVDATGGFTMAGCTDAGCAGGCADASGAGGCADASGAGGCADASGAGAGRGADAADGGRVAARVLPGEPDLRSAGARRADALVEICQRIMNAGELPDNGGEKPHLTITLPWDALQAKVGAGLLDTGDLLTPETVRRLACDAMIIPAVLGGDGQVLDVGRARRLIDGPLRRALVLRDKGCAFPGCERPPQWCHGHHVRSWADGGDTCLANSVLLCAFHHREIHHGHWEVRMRPDGFPEFLPPAFVDPQRRPVRNTLHRRC; this comes from the coding sequence TTGACCCCCTGGAAGGTGTCGGACGGTTGTTCTAACGTTGACTCTGTGAGCGGGGTGTTGGCGCAGGTCGAGGCGGATGTCGCCGAGCTGGCGACTAGTCCCCTGTGGACACTTTCGGACACCGAGATCACCGACGAAATCCGCCGGGTCCACGCCGTGATCCAGCAGCTTTCCGGTCGGCTGCTGACGTTGATCGGCACCGCGGACAGTCGCGAGATTCCGTACAACGCGGGCGCGACCGGCACGGCAAACTGGCTGTCCTACCTCCTGGCCATGCGGCACAAGGATGCTGTCGGTTGGACGAAGCTGGCCAAGCTGCTGCCTGAGACTCCGGTGGTCGAGGAAGCCCTCGTTGCGGGGCGGGTCACCGTCGAGCAGGCGCGGGTCATCGCCAAGACGGTGGATGATCTGCCGTCGGCGGTGGGTGCTGTCGGCAAGGCGAAAGCCGCCGAGGTGCTGACCAAGCTTGCTGTGAACGACCGGTTGCGGCCGGAGACGCTGGAGAATCATCGGTCGCAGATCCTGGAGCTGGTCGCGCCGGAGATCGCCGAGGAACGGCTGCGCCGCGACCTCGAGCGTGCCGAACGGTCGGCCTACGACCGGCGCGACTTCACCCTCATCCCCTACGGCGAAGGCGAATACCGGGTCCGCGGCGTCCTGGACGCTGAAATGGCGGCGATCGTGCGGACCGCGTTGGATCCGCTGTCCGCGCCGCGCAAGCCCGCGCCCACCGCGACCGCTGCGGCTGGGCTGGCTGGGGGTCAGGAAGCCGCAGACGGCTCCCACGCGTCGGGCGGCACGGGTGTGGACGCAGCAGACAGCTTCACCATGGCAGGCTGCGCGGGCGCGGGCTGCGTGGGTGTGGACGCAACGGGCGGATTCACCATGGCAGGCTGCACGGACGCGGGCTGCGCGGGCGGGTGCGCGGATGCGAGCGGCGCGGGCGGGTGCGCGGATGCGAGCGGCGCGGGCGGGTGCGCGGATGCGAGCGGCGCGGGCGCGGGACGTGGCGCTGATGCGGCAGACGGCGGTCGCGTTGCAGCCCGGGTGCTGCCGGGGGAACCGGATCTGCGTTCGGCTGGCGCTCGGCGGGCCGATGCGCTGGTCGAGATATGCCAGCGGATCATGAACGCCGGTGAGCTGCCGGACAACGGCGGCGAGAAACCGCACCTGACGATCACCCTGCCGTGGGACGCGCTCCAAGCCAAGGTCGGCGCAGGGCTGCTCGACACCGGTGACCTGCTTACCCCGGAGACGGTGCGACGGTTGGCATGCGACGCGATGATCATTCCCGCGGTGCTCGGCGGCGACGGGCAAGTCCTCGACGTCGGCCGCGCCCGACGCCTCATCGACGGGCCGCTGCGTCGTGCGCTTGTGTTGCGGGACAAGGGATGCGCCTTCCCTGGCTGCGAGAGGCCGCCGCAGTGGTGCCACGGGCATCACGTCCGATCCTGGGCAGACGGTGGTGACACCTGCCTCGCGAACTCAGTCCTGCTCTGCGCGTTCCACCACCGCGAGATCCACCACGGGCACTGGGAAGTCCGCATGAGACCCGACGGCTTCCCCGAATTCCTGCCACCCGCTTTCGTCGACCCACAACGAAGACCGGTACGGAACACTCTCCACCGACGATGCTGA
- a CDS encoding GNAT family N-acetyltransferase, protein MTPFDLTTGSDTDWADVYRLHANHRTQAAPAESITTEADYRARLSHLPPSAHAAAWAHRAPTGDIVAFAWAVLHSARTVWVSDLIVAPEHRRQGHGRALFTLVKGYAESRGCRSVAGSVLTEPGRAFVTALGGRESNRSRRSVWHPPLDPDLRRDLPAGYHLRSWIGATPDGLLDSFVRARAAINDAPRDAAIDDEVWTPERLREVEQAAADRGNEVRVTAALTADGTVAGFTDLRVTGTQAMVDDTAVLPEHRNRGLAQAVKYESLRLLVADHPAVTTVSTSNDATNAAMIAVNTKLGFIETATWTHVLVTV, encoded by the coding sequence ATGACGCCCTTCGATCTGACGACCGGCTCCGACACCGACTGGGCGGACGTCTACCGGCTGCACGCGAACCATCGCACCCAGGCGGCGCCGGCCGAGTCCATCACCACCGAGGCCGACTACCGCGCCCGGCTCAGCCACCTGCCGCCCTCGGCCCACGCCGCCGCCTGGGCCCATCGCGCCCCCACCGGCGATATCGTGGCGTTCGCCTGGGCCGTGCTCCACTCCGCGCGTACCGTCTGGGTCTCGGACCTGATCGTCGCGCCTGAGCACCGCCGCCAGGGGCACGGCCGCGCGCTGTTCACGCTCGTCAAGGGGTACGCCGAAAGCAGGGGCTGTCGTTCGGTGGCCGGTTCGGTGCTCACCGAGCCCGGCCGCGCCTTCGTCACCGCCCTCGGCGGGCGCGAGTCCAATCGCAGCCGCCGCAGCGTCTGGCACCCGCCGCTGGACCCGGACCTGCGCCGCGACCTGCCAGCGGGTTACCACCTGCGATCGTGGATCGGCGCGACGCCGGACGGCCTGCTCGACTCCTTCGTCCGCGCCCGAGCGGCGATCAACGACGCGCCCCGCGACGCCGCGATCGACGACGAAGTCTGGACGCCCGAACGCCTCCGCGAAGTCGAACAAGCCGCCGCCGACCGTGGCAACGAAGTAAGGGTCACCGCCGCCCTCACCGCCGACGGAACGGTGGCCGGCTTCACCGATCTACGCGTGACCGGCACTCAGGCGATGGTCGACGACACCGCCGTGCTCCCCGAGCATCGCAACCGAGGGCTCGCCCAAGCCGTGAAGTACGAGTCGCTCCGTCTCCTCGTCGCCGACCATCCAGCGGTCACCACCGTCTCCACCAGCAACGACGCCACGAACGCGGCGATGATCGCCGTGAACACGAAGCTCGGCTTCATCGAGACGGCGACCTGGACCCACGTCCTCGTCACCGTGTGA
- a CDS encoding cellulose binding domain-containing protein, with amino-acid sequence MSGSTNLRRSLAPALAVLTIAAGAAAAVTLPAAAATAATVSVNAGQRLATIPTEAVGMNVAVWDGRMNDPETTQLLANAGMKLVRYPGGGYADGYHWQTHTVEGGGYVAPNTEFDKYVATVKAAGAQPIITANYGSGTPQEAADWVRYANVTKGYGIRYWEIGNELYGNGHYGAQWETDNHADKSPAAYATNLLQFITAMKAVDPTIKIGAVLTTPNNWPDGVIGSGDTMDWNHTVLSIAGSRIDYVIVHHYPYSTSEAELLGKPQAEIPAMTSTLRALITQYAGTNAPNVGIAVTEGNSQYAVDTSPAGLYAPDTYLTWLENGAFTIDWWNLRNGTDCSKVTTIQGATDYNDGGVVSSGASCEPAANTPFAPYYGIQLMTKLFSPGDSLVQATSSSSLLSAHAVKRVNGDLSVMLINKDPNNDVSVGLAYSGFTAAAGSPTVYSYLKNASGIGSATTGSSGTQTVPAYSIVVVQLHPGTGASPSASASASASASASPSPSPSQGGSCRVAYVKSSEWPGGLVANVTVANTGSSAVTGWRLTWTFPGDTRVGNAWNATVTQSGVAVTAVNAAYNATIPAGGSQSFGFTGTWSSNDASPTSFALNGALCTTG; translated from the coding sequence ATGTCCGGCTCCACGAACCTCCGAAGGTCCCTCGCTCCCGCCCTCGCCGTCCTGACGATCGCCGCCGGCGCCGCTGCCGCGGTCACGCTGCCCGCCGCCGCCGCGACGGCCGCGACCGTGTCGGTCAACGCCGGCCAGCGGCTGGCCACGATTCCCACCGAAGCCGTCGGCATGAACGTGGCCGTGTGGGACGGCCGGATGAACGATCCGGAGACGACCCAGCTGCTCGCCAACGCGGGCATGAAACTGGTGCGCTACCCCGGCGGCGGGTACGCCGACGGATATCACTGGCAGACGCACACCGTCGAAGGCGGTGGCTACGTCGCGCCGAACACCGAGTTCGACAAGTACGTCGCCACCGTGAAGGCGGCCGGCGCGCAGCCGATCATCACCGCGAACTACGGTTCCGGCACGCCGCAGGAGGCCGCGGACTGGGTGCGCTACGCCAACGTCACCAAGGGCTACGGCATCAGATACTGGGAGATCGGCAACGAGCTGTACGGCAACGGCCACTACGGCGCGCAGTGGGAGACCGACAACCACGCGGACAAGAGCCCGGCGGCGTACGCGACGAACCTGTTGCAGTTCATCACCGCGATGAAGGCGGTCGACCCGACGATCAAGATCGGTGCGGTGCTGACGACGCCGAACAACTGGCCCGACGGAGTGATCGGGTCCGGCGACACGATGGACTGGAACCACACCGTCCTGTCGATCGCCGGGTCCCGCATCGACTACGTGATCGTGCACCACTACCCGTACAGCACCAGCGAAGCCGAGCTGCTCGGCAAGCCGCAGGCGGAGATCCCGGCGATGACGAGCACCCTGCGTGCGCTGATCACCCAGTACGCGGGCACGAACGCGCCCAACGTCGGCATCGCGGTGACCGAGGGCAACTCGCAGTACGCCGTCGACACCTCCCCCGCCGGGCTGTACGCCCCGGACACCTACCTGACCTGGCTGGAGAACGGCGCGTTCACCATCGACTGGTGGAACCTGCGCAACGGCACCGACTGCAGCAAGGTCACCACGATCCAGGGCGCGACCGACTACAACGACGGCGGGGTGGTCTCCAGCGGCGCGTCCTGTGAACCGGCGGCGAACACGCCGTTCGCGCCGTACTACGGCATCCAGCTGATGACGAAGCTGTTCAGTCCGGGCGACTCGCTCGTCCAGGCCACCAGCTCGTCGTCGCTGTTGTCGGCGCACGCGGTCAAGCGGGTCAACGGCGACCTGTCGGTCATGCTGATCAACAAGGACCCGAACAACGACGTGTCGGTGGGCCTCGCCTACAGCGGGTTCACCGCGGCGGCGGGCAGCCCGACGGTCTACTCGTACCTGAAGAACGCGTCCGGCATCGGCTCGGCCACGACCGGCAGCTCCGGGACGCAGACCGTGCCGGCGTACTCGATCGTGGTGGTGCAGTTGCACCCGGGGACGGGGGCGAGTCCCAGCGCGTCGGCGTCCGCGTCCGCGTCGGCATCTGCATCTCCGAGTCCGAGTCCGAGTCAGGGTGGCTCGTGCCGGGTCGCGTACGTGAAGTCGAGCGAGTGGCCGGGCGGCCTCGTGGCGAACGTGACCGTCGCCAACACCGGGAGCAGTGCGGTCACCGGGTGGCGGCTCACCTGGACGTTCCCGGGCGACACCCGGGTCGGCAACGCGTGGAACGCCACGGTCACCCAGTCCGGGGTCGCGGTCACCGCCGTCAACGCCGCCTACAACGCGACCATCCCGGCCGGCGGCTCCCAGTCGTTCGGCTTCACCGGCACCTGGTCCAGCAACGACGCCAGCCCGACAAGCTTCGCCCTCAACGGCGCACTCTGCACGACCGGCTGA
- a CDS encoding ABC transporter substrate-binding protein, giving the protein MTSFPEATRLSRRAVLTGAAAAAGALASGGLTACGPGDKTNAPGTTGADALKRALPKYIPSTSVTPDIPSVTGATGAASDPAFLSYPATPAQTVAARPGSGGVFSTRTPLWGAIPPSSGNTYYDAVNAALGSTMTMQPADGNTYVDTLPALFAAGKLPDWLQIPSWGNQKLNLGTAVEQFVDLTPYLSGDNVAQYPNLANIPSAAWQAGVWNGKLYGIPSFSSPNNFPGYLFYRKDLLEAAGVSPDVKSADDLFAAGKQLTNANAGRWAFDDLWPFLLFPYGVVSTWNPGPDGKLVHQYETDGIVEAMSFAARLAKAGYVHPDALAGNTGNGQQRFWSGKVAIGAGGTGAMDGDDHKGGTAANPAYSRQLVKVFSATGGTPQIQLGPGAGWFSYLNRKLSDKQIREALAIANFLAAPYGSKEYLLVNFGAADVDHTMTGGNPVLTQQGSKDVATSYQFLASGPQVSLVKNGFTQVVKDYAAWQADAVKHAVRPMFFAMNVTEPAQYASIGQQVEDTIKDVRSGRKSIDDYRAAVAAWRKQGGDDLRKFYEGVREKHGTGQ; this is encoded by the coding sequence ATGACGTCGTTTCCCGAAGCAACGCGACTCTCCCGGCGGGCCGTCCTCACCGGTGCGGCGGCCGCCGCCGGTGCGCTGGCGAGCGGCGGTCTGACCGCCTGCGGTCCGGGCGACAAGACCAACGCCCCCGGCACGACCGGCGCCGACGCGCTCAAGCGGGCCCTGCCCAAGTACATCCCGAGCACCTCGGTCACGCCGGACATCCCCAGCGTCACCGGCGCCACCGGCGCCGCGTCCGATCCGGCCTTCCTCAGCTATCCCGCCACTCCGGCCCAGACGGTCGCCGCGAGGCCCGGGTCCGGCGGCGTCTTCTCCACGCGTACGCCGTTGTGGGGAGCCATTCCACCGTCGAGTGGCAACACATACTACGACGCGGTGAACGCCGCCCTCGGTTCGACGATGACGATGCAGCCCGCCGACGGAAACACCTATGTGGACACCCTGCCGGCGTTGTTCGCGGCGGGCAAACTGCCCGATTGGCTCCAGATTCCGTCCTGGGGCAACCAGAAGCTGAACCTCGGCACGGCGGTCGAGCAGTTCGTCGACCTGACCCCGTATCTGTCCGGCGACAACGTCGCCCAATACCCGAACCTCGCCAACATCCCGTCGGCGGCGTGGCAGGCCGGAGTGTGGAACGGCAAGCTCTACGGCATCCCGTCGTTCTCCTCGCCGAACAACTTCCCGGGGTATCTGTTCTACCGCAAGGACTTGCTTGAAGCCGCCGGAGTCTCGCCGGACGTGAAGTCGGCCGACGACCTCTTCGCGGCCGGTAAACAGCTGACCAATGCGAACGCGGGCCGCTGGGCCTTCGACGACCTGTGGCCGTTCCTGCTGTTCCCGTACGGCGTGGTCAGCACCTGGAATCCCGGCCCGGATGGCAAGCTGGTCCACCAGTACGAGACCGACGGGATCGTCGAGGCGATGTCGTTCGCGGCCCGGCTCGCCAAGGCCGGGTACGTCCACCCGGACGCGCTCGCCGGCAACACCGGCAACGGCCAGCAACGGTTCTGGAGCGGCAAGGTCGCCATCGGCGCGGGCGGCACCGGCGCGATGGACGGCGACGACCACAAGGGCGGCACCGCGGCGAATCCGGCCTACAGCCGCCAGCTGGTCAAGGTCTTCAGCGCCACCGGCGGTACGCCGCAGATCCAGCTCGGTCCCGGCGCGGGCTGGTTCAGCTACCTGAACAGGAAGCTGTCGGACAAGCAGATCCGCGAAGCGCTGGCCATCGCGAACTTCCTCGCCGCGCCGTACGGGTCGAAGGAGTATCTGCTGGTCAACTTCGGTGCCGCAGACGTGGACCATACGATGACCGGCGGCAACCCGGTACTGACCCAGCAGGGTTCCAAGGACGTGGCGACCAGCTACCAGTTCCTCGCCAGCGGGCCGCAGGTGTCGCTGGTCAAGAACGGGTTCACCCAGGTCGTCAAGGACTACGCCGCTTGGCAGGCGGACGCGGTCAAGCACGCGGTCCGGCCGATGTTCTTCGCGATGAACGTCACCGAGCCCGCCCAGTACGCCTCGATCGGCCAGCAGGTCGAGGACACCATCAAGGATGTGCGGTCGGGTCGCAAGTCGATCGACGACTACCGGGCCGCCGTCGCCGCCTGGCGCAAGCAGGGCGGCGACGACCTTCGGAAGTTCTACGAGGGCGTCCGCGAGAAGCACGGCACCGGACAGTGA
- a CDS encoding glycoside hydrolase family 43 protein, with translation MSSTPQPAPAPAVAATASDWPDETFANPVIAGFHPDPSVCRVGDDYYLACSSFEYFPGVPVFHSRDLVHWEQIGNALDRPSQLVLTAEMPSSAGVYAPTLRHHDGRFWLITTNVGVGNLLVTATDPAGPWSEPTLLPGVTGIDPDLAWDEQGRCFCTVAGVAQVRLDPATGQAIGEPIRLWSGTPGAQAPEAPHLYRIGDYWYLMIAEGGTERGHAVSIARGPAPDGPFEPCPANPILTHRGTHRPIQNTGHADLVQAADGSWWLLLLGVRPRGGTPGWHVLGRETFLAPVTWVDGWPVVGEVAPATAVPPWPPSPVPEPPVRDDFDAERLHPRWVSVRSRPAAYWSLAERSGWLTLRARGDSLDHPEVIFVGRRQQHLSCRARTLIDTADGRGGLAVRLDERHHYEIEAGDGQVSVLARLGSVRTTVASKAVPGKEVRLRVDVLATDPADWNPCKEPDRLRLGVEYADGAFDVLAELDGRYLSTEVAGGFTGRVIGMYAAAGTVRFDWFDYEPTAEPTAEAA, from the coding sequence GTGAGTTCTACGCCCCAGCCGGCCCCGGCCCCGGCCGTCGCCGCTACCGCGAGCGACTGGCCCGACGAGACCTTCGCGAACCCGGTCATCGCCGGGTTCCACCCCGATCCCAGCGTCTGCCGGGTCGGCGACGACTACTACCTGGCCTGTTCGAGCTTCGAGTACTTCCCGGGCGTACCGGTGTTCCACAGTCGCGACCTGGTGCACTGGGAGCAGATCGGCAACGCCCTGGACCGGCCGAGCCAACTCGTGCTGACGGCGGAGATGCCGTCGTCGGCCGGGGTGTACGCACCGACGCTACGTCACCACGACGGCCGGTTCTGGCTGATCACGACCAACGTCGGGGTCGGCAACCTGCTCGTCACCGCGACCGATCCGGCCGGACCCTGGTCGGAGCCGACGCTGCTGCCCGGCGTGACCGGGATCGATCCCGATCTGGCCTGGGACGAGCAGGGCCGCTGCTTCTGCACCGTTGCCGGGGTGGCGCAGGTGCGGCTCGACCCGGCGACCGGGCAGGCGATCGGCGAGCCGATCCGCTTGTGGTCCGGTACGCCGGGAGCCCAGGCGCCGGAAGCCCCGCATCTCTACCGGATCGGCGACTACTGGTACCTGATGATCGCCGAGGGCGGCACCGAGCGGGGACACGCCGTGTCCATCGCCCGGGGCCCCGCGCCGGACGGGCCGTTCGAGCCGTGCCCGGCCAATCCGATCCTGACGCATCGGGGCACCCACCGGCCGATTCAGAACACGGGCCACGCAGACCTCGTCCAGGCCGCCGACGGGTCGTGGTGGCTGCTGCTGCTCGGCGTACGCCCCCGCGGCGGGACACCCGGGTGGCATGTGCTCGGCCGGGAGACCTTCCTCGCCCCCGTGACCTGGGTCGACGGCTGGCCGGTGGTCGGCGAGGTCGCCCCGGCGACGGCCGTCCCGCCGTGGCCGCCGTCGCCCGTCCCCGAGCCGCCCGTCCGGGACGACTTCGACGCCGAGCGGCTGCACCCGCGCTGGGTGTCCGTACGCTCCCGGCCGGCGGCGTACTGGTCGCTGGCCGAGCGGAGCGGCTGGCTCACGCTGCGAGCCCGAGGCGATTCGCTGGACCACCCGGAGGTGATCTTCGTCGGCCGCCGCCAACAGCACCTGTCGTGCCGGGCGCGGACCCTGATCGACACCGCGGACGGCCGCGGCGGCCTGGCGGTACGCCTGGACGAGCGGCACCACTACGAGATCGAGGCGGGCGACGGCCAGGTGAGCGTGCTCGCCCGGCTCGGCTCGGTACGCACCACCGTCGCGTCGAAGGCCGTGCCGGGCAAGGAGGTCCGGCTGCGGGTCGACGTGCTCGCGACCGACCCGGCCGACTGGAACCCGTGCAAGGAGCCGGATCGGCTACGCCTAGGTGTCGAGTACGCCGACGGCGCCTTCGACGTGCTGGCCGAGCTGGACGGCCGCTACCTGTCGACGGAGGTCGCCGGTGGCTTCACCGGCCGGGTGATCGGCATGTACGCCGCCGCCGGGACGGTGCGGTTCGACTGGTTCGACTACGAGCCCACCGCCGAGCCCACCGCCGAAGCGGCCTAG